The uncultured Trichococcus sp. DNA window CGGTACAGTCGACACCAGCATTCTGCAGCGCATCGCCACGGACACAAGAGGAGAAGCTAAATTTTTGGGTAGTGCTGGCGATATTGCTGTCAATTTCGTTGATGTGCTGCGGACGTTGAAGAATCGGCAAGGGTTTTGGAATGAGGGGATTGCATTATCTGGTGAAACGGTCATTCCGTTTCAGTTAGACGGTTATACTTCCCAAGTAACGATGGCCGTCACTTATGAAACCGCCGGAGCGGATGTCTTCATTCGGCCTGTCAACAGTGAAGCCGGGAATGATCGAATCAGTATCCAGAAGAACGAGCAGTACAGCATCCTTACGATGAACCAAACCGAAGAGGAACTCGCAGGCGACTGGGAGTTGGTCATTACTGGAACCGGCAACGCGCAACTGTTCGGGGATAAAGATCTGACGTTGAAATCATGGATGATCAGCCCACAAGCAAACACGCAGGTGCCAATTGATGAGCCGATTGACCTTAGCGTGGAAGTTGAAGGTGAATTGAGTGATGAAATGGTCGTTCAGGTTGTTGTTTCAAAAAATGGGGCTGCCGAATTCGAGACCATCCCATTAATCTTGGAAAAAGGCCAATATGTCGGAACTTACGATAATGTCGATCAATCCGGTAACTATGTCCTGGAAACGCAAATCATCAGCGGAGATACCGTCATCACGAGCAGCTCTGTTTCGGTTTCCGTCCAACAACTTCCTGTCCTGAAAAGCGATAAAGAGCTGGATGGTGACATCTTCAAAATCGGTGAGAGTCAAACGATCACTGGGTATTTGGAATTGGATGACCAGCCTCTCGATGCTTCGCAAAGAATAGGCATCAACAGCCTTAACTTGGTTACAACTTATTCCGATGGGCGTCAGGAAATCATCCCGATGCTGGATAGCGGTCCGGAATCGGGAGCAGACGAAACCGCAGGAGATGGCTATTATACCGCTGACTTACCTCTGTCCGAAGTGGGACACTATGAGGTTTCGCTTATCGCGCAAGGAACCACTCCTGAGGGGAACTTCACGTTGCAGGAAAATATCGGCGACCATCAAGTTATTCCAGTCGGGGTAGTCTCGGGAAAAGTTACGGATGAAGCATTGTATACAAGACCGGGCAATACAATCAGTGTTCCGGTTCAGCTGCGGAATGATTCAATAAGAAGCGAGACTGTTCTGCTTTCGGTCCCATCTGATGAGATTTCAGCGGATGAACAAAGCATCACTCTGAGTCCTGGAGCGGAACTAATAACGGAAATGGAACTCTTGGTAGATAATGGTGTGCCTTTGGGTACGCAACAAATATCCATCAAGATGCAGGCTGAAGATCCCTTGACTCAAGTGCAGCCATCGATTGAAGCGGAGTTCCAATTGTTGTCAGGTTCGGCTTTCAATCAGAAAAAAGTGCAAGATTTCTTGATGAAAAATGGTTTGCTTGTCGCTGCGACTCTATCCATACCATTAATCGTAATTGTCGTTGGACGTTTGATTTATGCATTGAAACTGAAACAAGCGCTAAGAATCAGTAGAAGCTTGATTTATTTCAAAACGAATGACTCTGAGAGCCACGAGGAATGGATTTTGCCAAAAAAAGCTGATACACAAGTAATCGCGTTCGGTGGAGCGGACAAAAATGCCGCCTTATTGTTGGAAGGGGCTAAAATCCCTTATCGGATGATTGTGAAGGTAGAGACAAGTCCAGCTCGCTTCAAATGCTGGGAAGGATATCGGGCGCTATCAAAAGCGTATATACCGGTGCATATCAAGATCGAAACGACACCACCCGGCATCTTCAAACTGGACGGTGAAGTCCATACCAGCAAAGAGATTTTCGACCAGGATGTTTTTGAATCCGGCGGGTATCGATTCATTTACAAAGCAGAAAAAGCTGTGGCCGAAGAAAATAAAGCCAGAAACGTATTGGAAGGTAAGATGTGAGATGGAAAAACTAATCAATGAAAGAACCGGAGAAATAATTTTGGATGATCTCCAGACAGCAGACACTTTCTACACCCGTTTTCGGGGATTGATGGGCAGACCATCAATCCCTGAAAATACGGGACTGATGATTAAACCGTGCAATAGTGTCCATTGTTTTTTTATGAAATTTCCGATCGATGTGATTTTTTTGGACAAAGAGAATCGGGTCGTGCATGTTGCAGGAAATATGAAGCCTGGAAGCATATCACCGATTGTCAGGAAATCGTATTCCGTTATCGAAGCGAATGCAACAGTATTTCAAAAAAACATCAAGATTGGAGACATCGTTCAAATGCAATCATGAATTCAAGAAAGATTCCAAAATCAAAGATGGGGTGAAGAAGTGATGATGAAAATATTCAAAAGATTGCGTAGGGAAGAAGACGGTCAATCTCTGATCATGGTTGTTTTACTTTTAGGTGTATTACTGAGCTTCTCTGCTCTTATCGTTGATGTTGGTTTACTTTATGCTGAAAAGTCAAAACTCCAAAATGCGGCCGATGCTGCAGCGTTGGCAGGGGCACAAGTTTTGCCAAACAAGACATTGGCTCAAGGCTTTGTGGAGACATATGCAGGCTCAAATGGTGTTCCCGCTTCAGACATTTCAAACATATCATATCCTGGGGGAGAAAATAAACAAATAAAAGTTGAAGTGGAAAGTGAGGTCCCCTATATTTTCGCCAATTTCTTGGATTTGGTCGGGACAGGCACAACAGTTACGGCCAGTGCGACTGCAGAGAAAGATTTTGAGTGGAACGGAGAGGCTTTGCCGTTCATAAATTTGGATGATGACTATATAGCCGATCCTAAGATAGTGGCCTGGGAAAAAACGGGACCTGGAGATTTTGAGAGTCTTTGGCCGACTGAATACGAATTGTTCAATGGTGATAAGGATGATGACCATTCAAAGACATACTTCACTATAGATTATTCAAATGGTATTTCGGTAACGAAAGGGACTGTCGCAACCATTAAGCAAGAAGTTGGCTATATTTATGAACAAAAAAAGCCTGTATACATCTTCAGTTTATCTAGTGCTGTTATTAAAAGCGGAAAATATAACAGTATCAAAAACAAAGACGTCATACCTTTATCGGATTTGATTCTCCTCAGAGTCACTTTTGACAGCTATGATTATAGTGGGAAAACACTTTTTTTAACAGTCACAGAAGTGTATGACATTAAAAATGGAGTATTTCCAACTGAGTACTTGAATAATGATTCTGAGGGAAACTCTCACTTGATCGAATAATAACTTTAAATAATGAGAGGATATTTCGTTTAACATGATTATATACAACGCCATTGATAAATATATTATCAATTTTCGTTGACACAAAACCATTTCAAACGTATAATGAAATAGTTGGTTTTGCGGTCATGGCGGAATGGCAGACGCGCCAGCTTGAGGGGCTGGTGGGAGTATCTCCCGTGGAAGTTCGAGTCTTCTTGGCCGCATTGATATAACAATCTTTTAGAGGGTTTTCAACGTCATTATGATGTTGGGAACCCTCTTTTTTTTGAAAAATACCGACTAAATACCGACTAAATTTTCCGATGAAGAATAGCGTCCGTTTTTTGCATGATTTTTAAGGCGGATTCTTGTGTTTGATGCGTGTAATGTTTTGTCATTTCCTCAGTCTCATGCCCCATAAAATCTCTCAAGTCATCTCCATTCACATCTGCAATATCGGCAGCAGTCGCGAACATATGCCGCAACATGTGCGGATGCATCTTGATCTGGCATGCCGCTTCGACTTTGCGCATGGCTTCATTCATCACCTCCAAATAATAAGGCTTTCCGGTTTCCGGGCTGATGAAGATAAAATCATTTTGATTCAGAATGGTGTTGAACACTTTCTTTATTTTCTTGCAACG harbors:
- a CDS encoding vWA domain-containing protein — its product is MRAKNAFTWIFLSIFIGWFILPREATAVTTASERIAVSLIIDTSGSMAETDPNHLRKTAADIFVDMLSPEDHVGIVSFATEATELVPMQQVGDAANKQTIKNTLAAITEVNGNTNYRAALEKAEEQLGSIADPAVRKVILFLTDGVPEPDYALREDTSFMTTYMDSVWQTTARLGQKGIAVYAVGFGTVDTSILQRIATDTRGEAKFLGSAGDIAVNFVDVLRTLKNRQGFWNEGIALSGETVIPFQLDGYTSQVTMAVTYETAGADVFIRPVNSEAGNDRISIQKNEQYSILTMNQTEEELAGDWELVITGTGNAQLFGDKDLTLKSWMISPQANTQVPIDEPIDLSVEVEGELSDEMVVQVVVSKNGAAEFETIPLILEKGQYVGTYDNVDQSGNYVLETQIISGDTVITSSSVSVSVQQLPVLKSDKELDGDIFKIGESQTITGYLELDDQPLDASQRIGINSLNLVTTYSDGRQEIIPMLDSGPESGADETAGDGYYTADLPLSEVGHYEVSLIAQGTTPEGNFTLQENIGDHQVIPVGVVSGKVTDEALYTRPGNTISVPVQLRNDSIRSETVLLSVPSDEISADEQSITLSPGAELITEMELLVDNGVPLGTQQISIKMQAEDPLTQVQPSIEAEFQLLSGSAFNQKKVQDFLMKNGLLVAATLSIPLIVIVVGRLIYALKLKQALRISRSLIYFKTNDSESHEEWILPKKADTQVIAFGGADKNAALLLEGAKIPYRMIVKVETSPARFKCWEGYRALSKAYIPVHIKIETTPPGIFKLDGEVHTSKEIFDQDVFESGGYRFIYKAEKAVAEENKARNVLEGKM
- a CDS encoding pilus assembly protein TadG-related protein yields the protein MMKIFKRLRREEDGQSLIMVVLLLGVLLSFSALIVDVGLLYAEKSKLQNAADAAALAGAQVLPNKTLAQGFVETYAGSNGVPASDISNISYPGGENKQIKVEVESEVPYIFANFLDLVGTGTTVTASATAEKDFEWNGEALPFINLDDDYIADPKIVAWEKTGPGDFESLWPTEYELFNGDKDDDHSKTYFTIDYSNGISVTKGTVATIKQEVGYIYEQKKPVYIFSLSSAVIKSGKYNSIKNKDVIPLSDLILLRVTFDSYDYSGKTLFLTVTEVYDIKNGVFPTEYLNNDSEGNSHLIE
- a CDS encoding DUF192 domain-containing protein translates to MEKLINERTGEIILDDLQTADTFYTRFRGLMGRPSIPENTGLMIKPCNSVHCFFMKFPIDVIFLDKENRVVHVAGNMKPGSISPIVRKSYSVIEANATVFQKNIKIGDIVQMQS